The Georgenia faecalis genome includes a window with the following:
- a CDS encoding DUF1330 domain-containing protein, whose amino-acid sequence MALELCVLLWSHGDDDALSAYEDRVLALMPRYGGRVVSRVRRVDEGGEGGGPAEVQVIHLPDDAAVQAYLKDPDRLALAETHRQVVARTEVITVRTLTGHLPPTAP is encoded by the coding sequence ATGGCGCTGGAGCTCTGCGTGCTGCTGTGGTCCCACGGTGACGACGACGCGCTGTCCGCGTACGAGGACCGCGTCCTGGCCCTCATGCCGCGGTACGGCGGGCGGGTGGTGAGCCGCGTGCGCCGGGTCGACGAGGGCGGCGAGGGCGGCGGGCCGGCCGAGGTGCAGGTCATCCACCTCCCCGACGACGCCGCTGTGCAGGCGTACCTCAAGGACCCGGACCGCCTGGCCCTCGCCGAGACCCACCGCCAGGTGGTGGCGCGGACCGAGGTGATCACCGTCCGTACGCTCACCGGGCACCTGCCCCCGACGGCGCCCTGA
- a CDS encoding SprT-like domain-containing protein, which translates to MDLSETRQLGAALMAEHGLSGWLLDFDDAKVRAGVCRFSRRTISLSRPLTMLYTAEQVRETILHEIAHALVGPRHGHDDTWRVVAQRIGSTGERCVAPEAPRTPAPWLGTCPAGHTVTRHRQPSRPGSCTRCRPGFDPDALFTWLFHGREVPMSAAYQKAMRQLRQSTPLPLPGLLGVATTGTTAAPGVRAPSGAGAR; encoded by the coding sequence ATGGACCTTTCCGAGACACGGCAGCTGGGTGCCGCGCTCATGGCCGAGCACGGCCTCAGCGGCTGGCTGCTCGACTTCGACGACGCGAAGGTGCGCGCGGGCGTGTGCCGGTTCTCCCGGCGCACGATCAGCCTCAGCCGGCCGCTGACGATGCTCTACACCGCCGAGCAGGTCCGCGAGACGATCCTCCACGAGATCGCCCACGCCCTCGTCGGTCCCCGCCACGGACATGACGACACCTGGCGCGTAGTCGCGCAGCGGATCGGCTCGACGGGCGAGCGCTGCGTCGCCCCGGAGGCGCCCCGCACCCCGGCGCCCTGGCTGGGCACCTGCCCGGCCGGGCACACCGTCACGCGCCACCGCCAGCCCTCGCGCCCGGGGTCCTGCACCCGGTGCCGGCCGGGCTTCGACCCCGACGCGCTCTTCACCTGGCTCTTCCACGGCCGCGAGGTGCCGATGTCGGCCGCCTACCAGAAAGCGATGCGCCAGCTGCGTCAAAGCACCCCGCTGCCCCTCCCCGGCCTCCTCGGCGTGGCGACGACCGGGACGACGGCGGCGCCCGGGGTCAGGGCGCCGTCGGGGGCAGGTGCCCGGTGA
- a CDS encoding FAD-dependent oxidoreductase: protein MPATFPSPDPSDVDVVVIGAGQAGLSAAYHLARKGFVAPWARAGEAPTYVVLDGEAGPGGAWRHRWRSLRMATVNGIHDLPGMALPEPPASAPANEALPAYFERYERELGLPVVRPVRVRAVRRDGGSAPLHDHEAGVAHEGGAAHEGGVGAGRLVVETDAGTWSARAVVNATGTWTKPFWPVYPGQETFRGRQLHTADYGRAADFAGAHVVVVGGGISAVQLLDEISQVAAGTTWVTRREPVFRDGAFDAEAGRDAVARVEERVRAGLPPRSVVAVTGLLWTPALRAAAARGVLVRHPMFTRIEPDGVRMADGSFRRADVILWATGFRAQLDHLAPLHLRNHGGGITMDGTRVVAEPRLHLVGYGPSSSTIGANRAGRDAVREIVAALRVHAAA from the coding sequence GTGCCGGCCACCTTCCCGTCCCCCGACCCGTCGGACGTCGACGTCGTCGTCATCGGCGCCGGTCAGGCGGGGCTCTCGGCGGCCTACCACCTGGCCCGGAAGGGGTTCGTGGCGCCGTGGGCGCGGGCGGGCGAGGCACCGACGTACGTCGTGCTCGACGGCGAGGCGGGGCCGGGCGGTGCGTGGCGGCACCGGTGGCGCTCGCTGCGGATGGCGACCGTCAACGGCATCCACGACCTGCCGGGCATGGCCCTGCCCGAGCCGCCGGCGTCCGCCCCGGCCAACGAGGCCCTGCCCGCCTACTTCGAGCGTTACGAACGTGAGCTCGGCCTGCCGGTCGTGCGCCCCGTGCGGGTGCGGGCGGTCCGGCGCGACGGCGGCTCAGCGCCTCTGCACGATCACGAGGCGGGGGTGGCGCACGAGGGCGGCGCGGCGCACGAGGGGGGCGTGGGTGCGGGGCGGCTGGTGGTCGAGACCGACGCCGGCACCTGGTCGGCGCGTGCGGTCGTCAACGCCACGGGCACGTGGACCAAGCCGTTCTGGCCCGTCTACCCCGGCCAGGAGACGTTCCGCGGGCGCCAGCTCCACACCGCGGACTACGGGCGCGCCGCGGACTTCGCCGGGGCGCACGTCGTGGTGGTCGGCGGAGGCATCTCCGCCGTCCAGCTCCTCGACGAGATCTCGCAGGTCGCCGCGGGGACGACCTGGGTGACCCGCCGCGAGCCGGTGTTCCGGGACGGCGCCTTCGACGCCGAGGCCGGGCGTGACGCCGTCGCCCGCGTCGAGGAGCGGGTGCGTGCCGGGCTGCCGCCGCGCAGCGTCGTCGCCGTCACCGGGCTCCTGTGGACCCCGGCCCTGCGCGCCGCGGCCGCGCGCGGCGTCCTCGTGCGGCACCCGATGTTCACCCGGATCGAGCCCGACGGCGTCCGGATGGCCGACGGGTCCTTCCGGCGCGCGGACGTCATCCTCTGGGCGACCGGCTTCCGCGCCCAGCTCGACCACCTCGCGCCGCTGCACCTGCGCAACCACGGGGGCGGGATCACCATGGACGGGACTCGGGTGGTCGCCGAGCCCCGCCTGCACCTCGTCGGGTACGGCCCCTCCTCGTCCACGATCGGCGCCAACCGGGCCGGGCGGGACGCCGTGCGGGAGATCGTCGCCGCCCTCCGCGTGCACGCGGCCGCCTGA